In Drosophila bipectinata strain 14024-0381.07 chromosome 2R, DbipHiC1v2, whole genome shotgun sequence, one genomic interval encodes:
- the RNASEK gene encoding ribonuclease kappa isoform X2 — MKICGPKLSLCGLIISVWGIVQLVLMGLFFYINSVALIEDLPLEEEYHTLEEFYTAANRAYNQTMPW; from the exons ATGAAAATCTGTGGTCCAAAATTATCCCTCTGCGGTCTGATTATATCAGTATGGGGCATTGTTCAATTG gTGCTGATGGGCCTGTTCTTTTACATCAATAGTGTGGCTCTTATTGAGGACTTGCCTCTTGAAGAGGAGTACCATACTTTGGAAGAGTTTTATACAGCAGCAAACAGAGCCTACAATCAG ACCATGCCATGGTAA
- the RNASEK gene encoding ribonuclease kappa isoform X1: protein MKICGPKLSLCGLIISVWGIVQLVLMGLFFYINSVALIEDLPLEEEYHTLEEFYTAANRAYNQNAYNCWIAACIYVLTLLLSAQQFYMNSRVTAN, encoded by the exons ATGAAAATCTGTGGTCCAAAATTATCCCTCTGCGGTCTGATTATATCAGTATGGGGCATTGTTCAATTG gTGCTGATGGGCCTGTTCTTTTACATCAATAGTGTGGCTCTTATTGAGGACTTGCCTCTTGAAGAGGAGTACCATACTTTGGAAGAGTTTTATACAGCAGCAAACAGAGCCTACAATCAG AATGCCTATAACTGCTGGATTGCAGCATGCATCTATGTGCTGACGTTGTTACTTTCGGCTCAACAGTTCTATATGAATAGCAGAGTAACtgctaattaa
- the LOC108119312 gene encoding josephin-like protein, with product MKIPEIYHEKQVMQLCALHTLNNLFQGNQLYSKTDLDNICCNLSPTEWINPHRSIIGLGNYDVNVIIAALKIKNYDAVWFDKRNDPSCINLDGIVGFILNIPSDCKIGNIKLPLRRRHWIAVRRVENYYYNLDSKLKNPEKIGDTDDVFKFLREQIQQLDHRELFLVYPLNNEKCKE from the exons ATGAAAATTCCTGAAATTTATCATGAAAAGCAGGTTATGCAGCTATGTGCGCTGCATACACTTAATAATCTTTTTCAAG GTAACCAATTATACAGTAAAACTGATCTGGACAATATTTGTTGTAACTTAAGTCCCACAGAATGGATAAATCCTCATCGATCTATTATTGGTCTTGGAAACTACGATGTGAATGTTATTATTGctgcattaaaaataaaaaactacgatgCCGTTTGGTTTGACAAACGAAACGACCCGTCATGCATAAATCTTGACGGAATTGTTGGCTTCATTTTGAACATACCCTCCGATTGCAAAATCGGTAATATAAAATTACCTTTGCGAAGGCGACATTGGATTGCAGTCAGACGAgtagaaaattattattataatttagaCTCTAAACTAAAAAACCCGGAAAAAATTGGTGACACCGatgatgtttttaaatttttaagggAGCAAATTCAGCAGCTTGACCATAGAGAGTTATTCCTAGTGTATCCcctaaataatgaaaaatgtaaagaatga